A genomic stretch from Antarcticibacterium flavum includes:
- a CDS encoding universal stress protein yields the protein MRKIVIPVDFSENALNAIKYAVELFKYEQCEIFLLHTYAEEIYKLEEEKQSDDLENLKKETHSTAVDKLEDLEEKIKEFSPNPKHRVKSIASYGLLIDEVNDLVNQENADLVVMGTRGRSNDRSLTFGSNTLQVVKYIQCPVLSIPENFKFNGLLNLLFPTDFMIPYKRRELKLVAETAKSYCASVHMLYISKFPLESMRQRDNQSFFKEQLRDAQTLYHRVEEEDRITAILKEIDALKIDMLVMVNSRYTYLESILYESTINKISLNPRIPFLVLQNYHRESY from the coding sequence ATGAGAAAGATTGTTATTCCGGTAGATTTTTCAGAAAATGCATTAAATGCAATCAAGTACGCTGTTGAATTATTCAAATATGAACAATGTGAAATTTTTCTTCTACACACTTATGCAGAAGAGATCTACAAGTTGGAAGAGGAAAAGCAGAGTGATGACCTGGAGAACTTAAAAAAGGAAACCCACTCTACGGCTGTGGACAAATTGGAGGACCTGGAAGAAAAGATCAAAGAGTTCTCACCCAATCCAAAACACAGGGTTAAATCTATTGCCTCTTATGGATTATTGATAGATGAGGTGAATGATTTAGTAAACCAGGAAAATGCAGACCTTGTAGTTATGGGAACCAGGGGGAGAAGCAATGACCGCTCTCTCACCTTTGGAAGCAACACATTGCAGGTAGTAAAATATATACAATGCCCGGTTCTTAGCATTCCTGAGAATTTTAAATTCAATGGTCTTTTAAATTTGCTTTTTCCTACAGATTTCATGATACCCTACAAGAGAAGGGAATTAAAACTGGTTGCAGAGACTGCAAAATCCTACTGCGCTTCTGTTCATATGCTATATATTTCAAAATTCCCGCTGGAATCGATGAGGCAAAGAGATAATCAGTCATTTTTTAAAGAGCAGCTCAGGGACGCACAAACCCTCTATCACAGGGTCGAGGAGGAAGACAGGATTACAGCTATTCTTAAAGAGATCGATGCTTTAAAAATAGATATGTTGGTTATGGTAAATTCCCGCTATACCTATCTGGAAAGCATTTTATATGAGTCTACCATTAATAAAATAAGCCTTAATCCCAGGATACCATTCCTGGTATTGCAGAACTACCATAGGGAATCCTATTGA
- a CDS encoding universal stress protein, whose protein sequence is MKKILLPTDFSENAYNAIRYAVQLFQKEECTFYLLNTYTPVLYDSEYILYSPSNLSLDEIYQKNSQKGLEKVEKKVKKEFSNPNHHFERISAFSLLNEEIKEQVRQKNIDLVVMGTQGATGAEQILFGTHTVHAIKRVKCPLLAIPSGFAYKSPQNILFPTDFDVNYTKHHLEVLLDLASKHQAKVLVLHISFGFELGPKQLKSKELLADYLEGTKHNFNSIEKDTVTSGIYHFQKENDVDMLVMISNKHSFFENLLFRPVINEIGFQLKTPFLVIPSGKYNT, encoded by the coding sequence ATGAAAAAAATTCTACTGCCAACAGATTTTTCTGAAAACGCATATAATGCAATAAGATATGCCGTGCAATTATTTCAAAAAGAAGAATGTACCTTTTACCTTTTGAATACCTATACCCCTGTTTTATATGATTCTGAATACATTCTTTATAGCCCATCCAATTTAAGCCTGGACGAGATCTATCAAAAGAACTCCCAAAAAGGACTGGAAAAAGTTGAAAAAAAAGTCAAAAAGGAATTCTCCAACCCAAACCATCACTTCGAAAGAATATCAGCCTTTAGCCTTCTGAATGAGGAGATAAAAGAACAGGTAAGGCAAAAGAATATAGACCTGGTGGTTATGGGTACACAAGGGGCAACAGGAGCAGAGCAAATTCTCTTTGGCACCCACACTGTTCACGCAATAAAAAGAGTGAAATGTCCTTTACTGGCAATTCCATCAGGCTTTGCCTACAAGTCTCCCCAAAATATTCTTTTCCCAACAGATTTTGATGTGAATTACACAAAGCACCATCTGGAAGTCCTATTAGACCTGGCCTCAAAGCACCAGGCTAAGGTTCTGGTCTTACATATAAGTTTTGGTTTTGAACTGGGACCAAAGCAATTAAAATCAAAAGAACTGCTTGCAGATTATCTTGAAGGGACCAAACACAATTTTAACAGCATTGAGAAAGATACAGTGACAAGCGGGATTTATCATTTTCAAAAGGAAAATGATGTAGATATGCTGGTGATGATAAGCAATAAGCATTCATTCTTTGAGAACCTCCTGTTCAGGCCTGTCATTAATGAAATAGGATTTCAGTTGAAAACACCTTTCCTTGTAATCCCCTCAGGAAAATATAATACTTAG
- a CDS encoding universal stress protein, whose amino-acid sequence MKTILLPTDFSLNSHNAISYALNFYKDEECRFILLNSYKVNGYMQNSRFIPIPGESERDKVRQESREKIHQLLKEIEQRYPNPKHSFSTVTKNQQLVAAIAEEINKQPIAVVIIGTQGNTAAHDVSYGSNTISIMEEIHNCPILAIPSHVRFSKIKEVVLASGFKVPPLEEEYIFIKELLNKTGAAIRVLHVMENGLSKSQQENKEDLKTILKEVPHSFHSLAHVSVAIGIYCFTESRGSDMVAFVNKRHSFFQNVLFNPLYKNLGNYSQIPVLIMQTREVFKN is encoded by the coding sequence ATGAAAACCATTCTATTACCTACAGATTTTTCCCTGAACTCGCATAATGCAATTTCCTATGCTTTAAATTTCTATAAAGATGAGGAATGCCGGTTTATTCTTCTCAATTCCTATAAGGTTAATGGCTATATGCAAAATAGCAGGTTCATTCCCATACCCGGAGAATCTGAAAGAGATAAGGTAAGACAGGAATCCCGGGAAAAGATCCATCAATTACTTAAAGAAATTGAACAAAGGTATCCTAATCCCAAGCATAGCTTTTCTACCGTCACTAAAAATCAACAACTCGTTGCTGCAATTGCTGAAGAAATAAATAAACAACCTATAGCAGTAGTGATAATTGGTACGCAGGGTAATACCGCGGCTCATGATGTATCCTATGGCAGTAATACAATTTCTATTATGGAAGAGATCCATAATTGTCCCATTTTGGCAATCCCCTCCCACGTAAGGTTTTCAAAAATCAAGGAAGTTGTTCTCGCCAGCGGCTTCAAGGTGCCCCCACTTGAAGAAGAGTATATATTTATCAAAGAACTATTAAATAAAACCGGAGCGGCCATAAGGGTGCTTCATGTGATGGAAAATGGTTTGAGTAAATCCCAACAGGAGAATAAAGAGGATCTTAAAACAATTCTTAAGGAGGTGCCGCATTCCTTTCATAGCCTGGCACATGTGAGTGTTGCTATAGGTATTTATTGTTTTACTGAAAGCAGAGGCAGTGATATGGTAGCTTTTGTGAACAAACGCCATAGTTTTTTTCAGAATGTACTTTTTAATCCGCTGTATAAGAATTTGGGAAATTACTCTCAGATACCGGTCCTGATCATGCAAACCCGTGAAGTCTTTAAGAATTAA
- a CDS encoding universal stress protein, whose amino-acid sequence MEKHILIPTDFSRNAWNALTYAIDLYKEAQVTFYFLNAYQLFHFTTDSVIEPEPGEKAYEEAKQVSELGLERLVEGLQSRTGNSRVKIKTFSLYNTVIGAVKEVLKKNDIDLIIMGTKGENNPVNAIYGSNAVNVMEKVLECPVLVVPDKDSQKDTPVNEIVFATNFKYYYKRKELAILADLAKNHKAPIRVLHIKENEEITTDQKTNKAVLEDYFEDLVCTFHTLTRVKVAKGIHSFIESRNSSMLALFSRKHGLFTHLFARSLVSEIGFHPQVPVLVLREHK is encoded by the coding sequence ATGGAGAAACATATTCTTATTCCAACAGATTTTTCACGGAATGCCTGGAATGCCTTAACGTATGCGATAGATCTTTATAAGGAAGCACAGGTCACCTTTTATTTTCTTAACGCCTACCAGTTATTTCATTTTACAACCGATAGTGTGATCGAGCCGGAGCCTGGAGAAAAAGCTTACGAAGAGGCCAAACAGGTATCTGAACTTGGCCTGGAGCGCCTGGTTGAGGGGCTGCAATCCAGGACCGGAAACTCACGAGTCAAGATCAAAACATTCTCATTGTATAATACAGTCATAGGGGCTGTAAAGGAGGTGTTGAAAAAAAATGATATTGATCTTATTATAATGGGTACCAAAGGAGAAAATAATCCTGTAAACGCAATCTATGGAAGTAACGCTGTAAACGTAATGGAAAAAGTACTGGAATGTCCTGTACTGGTGGTACCAGATAAAGATTCTCAAAAAGATACACCAGTTAATGAAATTGTCTTTGCCACAAATTTTAAATATTACTATAAACGCAAAGAACTCGCCATCCTGGCAGACCTCGCAAAGAATCATAAAGCTCCAATACGTGTACTGCATATCAAGGAAAATGAGGAAATAACCACAGACCAGAAGACAAATAAAGCTGTACTGGAGGATTATTTTGAGGATCTTGTTTGCACCTTCCACACCCTTACCAGGGTCAAAGTCGCGAAAGGTATCCACAGTTTTATTGAAAGCAGGAATAGTAGTATGCTAGCTCTCTTTAGCAGGAAACATGGTCTTTTCACTCATCTATTTGCAAGATCCCTCGTGAGTGAAATTGGTTTTCACCCACAGGTGCCGGTACTGGTACTTAGGGAACATAAATAA
- a CDS encoding restriction endonuclease — MDKKDFYIIKASGERDLFSMEKVASSLRKAGTDEELIPSILSRVEEQLHEGMTTKEVYRLAFSLLKNKNRLSASRYKLKKAIFELGPTGFPFEKFIAAIFRNSGYKVKTGEVFKGKCVSHEVDVVAEGKRETLLMECKFHGEPGRNCDVKVPLYINSRYQDITALQQEQDLEQVTTSQALVVTNTRFTKDAAAYATCVGLKMLSWDYPPGKGIKDRIDQLGLFPVTVSTLLTAREKQFLLSRDLVLCRDLIDDKLYLDQLEIGQARKQRILKEMESLCKEKIAPTS; from the coding sequence ATGGACAAAAAAGATTTCTATATTATAAAAGCATCTGGAGAAAGAGATCTTTTTTCAATGGAGAAGGTTGCGTCATCCTTACGTAAAGCAGGAACAGACGAGGAGTTGATCCCTTCTATTCTTTCCAGGGTTGAAGAGCAACTCCATGAGGGTATGACAACCAAAGAAGTTTATCGGCTGGCTTTTTCACTTTTAAAAAACAAGAACAGGTTATCTGCTTCCAGGTACAAATTGAAAAAAGCAATCTTTGAATTAGGACCCACGGGGTTTCCTTTTGAAAAATTTATAGCCGCTATTTTTAGAAACAGCGGATATAAGGTAAAAACAGGAGAAGTATTCAAAGGAAAATGTGTTTCACATGAAGTTGATGTGGTTGCAGAAGGAAAACGGGAAACTCTTTTAATGGAATGTAAATTTCATGGCGAACCGGGACGCAATTGTGATGTAAAGGTTCCATTGTATATTAATTCCAGGTACCAGGATATTACAGCTTTACAACAGGAGCAGGACCTGGAGCAGGTAACTACTTCACAGGCCTTGGTAGTGACTAATACCCGTTTCACAAAGGATGCAGCTGCGTACGCTACATGTGTTGGTTTAAAAATGCTAAGCTGGGATTATCCCCCGGGTAAGGGTATTAAAGATCGCATCGATCAACTTGGCCTTTTTCCTGTTACTGTTTCCACTTTGCTAACAGCAAGGGAGAAACAATTTCTTTTAAGTCGGGACCTGGTGTTATGCCGTGATTTAATAGATGACAAGCTTTACCTTGATCAACTGGAAATTGGCCAGGCAAGAAAACAACGGATATTAAAGGAGATGGAATCATTATGTAAGGAGAAAATCGCCCCCACTTCATGA
- a CDS encoding MBL fold metallo-hydrolase RNA specificity domain-containing protein — MKTQQVKIHFLGAAGTVTGSKFLLETGAGNILIDCGMFQGLKELRLLNWKPFPFPPKEIDLIVLTHGHLDHTGFLPRLSREGYKGKITGTAPTLAIAKVILQDSAQIQEEEAKQANEDDTGTHHPSLPLYTVRDAEATIKNFQPVEPGQWHIFNESIKYRFQTNGHIIGSSFIELEIFGKIFLFSGDVGRENDTLLEPPKKPEWADYLFLESTYGNRLHPPEETDSILIKTIQEILEKKGNLIIPSFAVERMQTLMVRLWKLYKAGKIPPIPVFVDSPMGNNVLAVFQNFSSWHKLSLQEFIEMQKHFRIITSYKDTWNTIDDPRSKVVIAGSGMVTGGRILTYLRYLIEDDKNIIMLAGFQAEGTRGRQLLEGAHEIKIFGKFCAVKAKILHIQNLSAHADQGELLEWISQLKNIPEQVFLIHGEETARDALRVKIKDLYKWKVQLPALNEVVTIQLTTSEQEN, encoded by the coding sequence ATGAAAACACAACAGGTTAAGATCCATTTTTTAGGTGCGGCAGGAACTGTCACAGGATCAAAATTTCTTCTTGAGACCGGCGCAGGCAATATATTAATTGACTGCGGAATGTTCCAGGGATTAAAAGAACTTCGATTACTTAACTGGAAACCATTTCCTTTCCCGCCAAAGGAAATTGACCTAATAGTGCTCACTCATGGCCATCTTGATCATACAGGATTTCTGCCCAGGCTTAGCAGAGAAGGTTATAAAGGAAAAATCACTGGTACAGCCCCAACCCTTGCCATTGCGAAAGTCATCCTTCAGGATAGTGCACAAATCCAGGAGGAAGAAGCAAAACAGGCAAATGAAGATGATACAGGAACACATCATCCTTCCCTGCCCCTATATACCGTAAGGGATGCTGAGGCTACAATAAAAAATTTCCAGCCAGTTGAGCCAGGTCAATGGCATATCTTCAATGAATCTATAAAATACAGGTTCCAGACGAATGGCCATATTATAGGATCTTCCTTTATAGAACTGGAAATTTTTGGAAAGATATTCTTATTCTCCGGCGATGTTGGAAGAGAGAATGACACCCTCCTGGAACCTCCCAAAAAACCTGAGTGGGCAGACTACTTATTTTTGGAAAGCACATATGGTAATAGGCTACACCCTCCTGAGGAGACAGATTCTATTCTTATAAAAACCATACAGGAAATACTCGAGAAAAAAGGAAATTTAATTATCCCCAGCTTTGCCGTAGAAAGAATGCAAACACTCATGGTAAGGCTATGGAAACTTTACAAAGCAGGAAAAATTCCGCCCATTCCTGTTTTTGTTGACAGTCCTATGGGGAATAATGTACTGGCAGTCTTTCAGAATTTCTCCTCATGGCATAAACTGTCACTACAGGAATTCATTGAGATGCAAAAACACTTCAGGATAATTACCTCCTATAAAGATACATGGAATACTATTGATGACCCCAGGTCCAAAGTGGTCATTGCAGGAAGTGGGATGGTTACCGGTGGGAGGATCTTAACTTATTTAAGGTATCTCATAGAAGATGATAAAAATATTATAATGCTGGCTGGGTTCCAGGCAGAAGGTACCAGAGGACGGCAACTCCTCGAAGGTGCCCACGAAATAAAGATCTTTGGAAAATTTTGTGCAGTTAAGGCAAAGATTCTCCATATCCAAAACCTCTCTGCACACGCCGACCAGGGCGAATTGCTGGAGTGGATATCTCAATTGAAGAATATTCCAGAACAGGTATTTCTTATTCACGGGGAAGAAACCGCCAGGGATGCCCTGAGGGTCAAGATCAAGGACCTCTATAAATGGAAAGTGCAGCTTCCAGCATTAAATGAGGTGGTTACAATCCAGCTGACTACAAGTGAGCAGGAGAATTAA
- the serA gene encoding phosphoglycerate dehydrogenase, with the protein MEVKRHFVIDFDSTFTKVEALDVLGEISLQNDVEKKRKLKEIEDLTDLGMKGEISFRESLEKRLALLEARKHHLEPLIESLKEKVSISFVRNREFFREHSENIYIVSNGFREFIVPIVEEYGVRGENVFANSFEFNEEGKITGFDASNVLSSNNGKVEKLKELKLQGDVYVIGDGYTDYEIKASGLANKFYAFTENVEREKVLAKADHITPSLDEFLFLHKMNKAISYPKNRINVLLLENVHPDAVKKMKEEGYQVNIHTGAMDEDELAEQIKDVSVLGIRSKTQLTKKVLDNANRLIAVGAFCIGTNQIDLQECLEKGVAVFNAPYSNTRSVVEMAIGEIILLMRNIPDKMALMHQGKWDKSASNSFETRGKKLGIVGYGNIGAQLSVVAESIGFDVYYYDVEEKLPLGNVTKCNSLKELLNKVDIISLHVDGRRENKDLINEEKFSQMKDGVIFLNLSRGHVVDIPALKRNIESGKVIGAGIDVFPQEPKTNNEEFTSELIGLPNVILTPHIGGSTQEAQENIGNFVPGKIMEYINTGSTTNSVNFPNLQLPVLKDAHRLIHIHRNTPGVLAEINRILANHDINIVGQYLKTNETIGYVITDIDKEYDKAVISDLKKLKGTIRFRVLY; encoded by the coding sequence ATGGAAGTTAAAAGACATTTTGTAATAGATTTTGACAGCACTTTCACAAAAGTGGAAGCACTGGATGTGCTAGGGGAGATCTCCCTTCAAAACGATGTTGAGAAAAAGAGAAAGTTAAAGGAGATCGAAGACCTTACAGATCTGGGAATGAAAGGGGAGATCTCCTTTAGGGAATCATTGGAGAAACGGCTTGCACTTCTGGAAGCCAGAAAGCATCATCTCGAACCTCTTATAGAAAGTCTAAAAGAAAAAGTATCTATTTCATTTGTTCGCAACCGTGAATTCTTTAGGGAGCACAGTGAAAATATTTATATTGTATCCAATGGGTTCAGGGAATTTATTGTTCCAATTGTAGAGGAATACGGTGTGAGGGGAGAGAATGTTTTTGCCAATAGCTTTGAATTCAATGAAGAAGGTAAGATTACAGGTTTTGATGCTTCAAACGTACTTTCCTCAAATAACGGTAAGGTTGAAAAACTTAAAGAACTCAAACTCCAGGGGGACGTATATGTGATAGGGGATGGATATACAGATTATGAGATCAAAGCCTCTGGCCTTGCAAATAAATTTTATGCTTTTACTGAAAATGTGGAGAGGGAAAAAGTACTTGCCAAGGCAGACCATATTACTCCCAGTCTCGATGAATTTTTATTCCTACACAAAATGAACAAAGCTATATCATACCCAAAGAACAGGATCAATGTGTTACTTCTTGAAAATGTGCACCCCGATGCTGTAAAGAAAATGAAGGAGGAAGGTTACCAGGTAAATATACATACCGGTGCCATGGATGAGGACGAACTTGCCGAGCAAATCAAGGATGTCTCTGTATTGGGGATAAGATCCAAAACACAGCTCACTAAAAAGGTACTTGATAATGCCAATCGTCTCATTGCAGTGGGGGCATTTTGTATAGGAACCAATCAAATTGATTTGCAGGAATGCCTGGAAAAAGGGGTGGCAGTTTTTAATGCGCCTTATAGCAATACCCGCTCTGTAGTAGAAATGGCTATAGGAGAAATTATTTTGCTTATGCGCAATATCCCAGATAAAATGGCCTTAATGCACCAGGGAAAGTGGGATAAATCTGCCAGTAACAGTTTCGAGACCAGGGGTAAAAAATTGGGGATAGTAGGATATGGAAATATAGGGGCGCAACTTTCTGTAGTGGCAGAGTCTATTGGTTTTGATGTCTATTATTATGATGTAGAGGAAAAGTTGCCTTTGGGGAATGTAACTAAATGTAATTCCCTAAAAGAGCTGCTTAATAAGGTAGATATTATAAGCCTTCACGTTGATGGAAGGCGCGAGAATAAAGATCTCATCAATGAGGAAAAATTCAGCCAGATGAAAGATGGGGTTATATTTTTAAACCTTAGCCGTGGCCATGTGGTAGATATACCTGCGCTTAAACGAAATATCGAATCAGGGAAGGTAATTGGAGCCGGGATTGATGTTTTTCCACAAGAACCTAAAACAAATAATGAAGAGTTCACCTCAGAACTTATAGGATTGCCAAATGTGATCCTTACCCCTCATATAGGGGGGAGTACCCAGGAGGCACAGGAGAATATTGGCAATTTTGTACCGGGCAAGATTATGGAGTATATTAATACCGGAAGCACTACCAACAGTGTGAATTTTCCAAACCTGCAGCTTCCGGTTTTAAAGGATGCACACAGGCTTATCCATATTCACCGTAACACACCCGGGGTGCTGGCTGAAATTAACCGAATCCTTGCCAATCACGATATCAATATTGTTGGACAATATCTTAAAACCAATGAAACCATAGGTTATGTGATAACAGATATTGATAAGGAATATGATAAAGCTGTGATAAGTGACCTTAAAAAATTAAAAGGGACTATAAGGTTTAGAGTACTTTATTAG
- the azu gene encoding azurin, with translation MNTISKILFLLAATVLISCGEKKEEEEEKVTIGNQNRTESSTTSSTRSQEATTTEGDVAEVTLGGNDQMQFDKKEIRVKAGQTVRLTFRHTGQMAKNVMGHNFVLLTQGTNINEFGQAAVKFPDNDYIPEDKSNVIAHTKMLGGGETTTIEFEAPEAGTYDYICSFPGHYAIMQGKFIVE, from the coding sequence ATGAACACAATTAGTAAAATACTCTTTTTATTAGCTGCCACTGTATTAATAAGCTGTGGTGAAAAAAAGGAAGAAGAAGAAGAGAAGGTAACCATTGGTAACCAAAATAGAACAGAATCTTCTACTACATCCTCCACCAGATCCCAGGAAGCAACTACTACAGAGGGAGATGTAGCAGAGGTCACCCTTGGCGGGAACGACCAAATGCAGTTCGATAAAAAGGAAATACGTGTTAAAGCAGGACAAACCGTACGGCTTACCTTTAGGCACACCGGCCAAATGGCAAAAAATGTTATGGGGCACAACTTCGTGCTGCTAACCCAGGGTACTAATATTAATGAATTTGGACAGGCTGCTGTAAAGTTCCCAGACAATGATTATATCCCTGAAGACAAAAGCAATGTAATTGCACATACCAAAATGCTTGGAGGGGGAGAAACTACCACTATCGAATTTGAGGCGCCTGAAGCAGGTACCTATGATTATATTTGTAGCTTCCCGGGGCATTATGCAATTATGCAGGGTAAATTCATCGTGGAATAA
- a CDS encoding pseudouridine synthase, translating into MAYQHFKIFKPYGYLSQFTNNQNTRRNKKLLGELHDFPPGTMAIGRLDETSEGLLLLTTNGIISEQVRSKKVEKEYYVQVDGLITAKAVKKLQSGIEISINGRNYTTLPCKVGVLPYPPSFPERGKKIRDERHGPTSWISITLVEGKYRQVRKMTAAVGFPTLRLVRVRIGEETLEKLLPGEMKNVKNFLL; encoded by the coding sequence ATGGCCTATCAACACTTTAAGATCTTTAAACCTTATGGTTATTTAAGCCAGTTTACCAATAATCAAAACACCAGGAGAAACAAGAAACTTTTAGGCGAACTTCACGATTTCCCCCCTGGAACAATGGCCATAGGTAGGCTTGATGAAACTTCTGAAGGCCTTTTACTTCTCACAACTAACGGAATAATAAGTGAACAGGTAAGAAGTAAAAAAGTTGAAAAGGAGTATTACGTGCAGGTGGATGGCCTTATAACAGCCAAGGCAGTAAAGAAACTTCAAAGCGGCATTGAAATAAGCATAAACGGTAGGAACTATACAACTTTGCCATGTAAGGTTGGAGTTTTACCCTATCCCCCTTCCTTCCCTGAAAGAGGTAAAAAAATTAGAGATGAAAGGCATGGTCCTACTTCGTGGATTAGTATCACTCTTGTCGAGGGAAAATACAGGCAGGTGAGAAAAATGACTGCTGCTGTAGGTTTTCCTACCCTACGGCTGGTAAGGGTTCGAATAGGGGAAGAAACCCTGGAGAAGCTTTTACCCGGGGAGATGAAAAACGTTAAAAATTTCCTGCTTTAG